The following coding sequences lie in one Thermosulfuriphilus ammonigenes genomic window:
- a CDS encoding FmdE family protein, giving the protein MKTLLEKEEFERLLAESVKTHGHLCPGQVLGVRLAMLGLKLIGIQDPKGADRKKFLVYVEIDRCATDAIQSVTGCTLGKRSLKFVDYGIMAATFVNLETNRAFRIVAREEARKLADGLFPEIDDRYRRQLEAYKALSDDDLFQVEEVKVDINDFDLPGRPRRRVRCQVCGNWVQDGRDIQQAGQILCRACAFGGYFRRLNS; this is encoded by the coding sequence ATGAAAACTCTCCTTGAGAAGGAAGAATTTGAAAGACTTCTGGCCGAATCCGTAAAAACCCATGGTCATCTCTGTCCGGGCCAAGTCTTGGGCGTAAGACTGGCCATGCTTGGACTTAAACTTATCGGCATCCAAGACCCCAAGGGGGCTGATCGCAAAAAGTTTCTCGTCTATGTAGAGATAGATCGCTGCGCCACCGATGCTATTCAATCGGTTACTGGTTGCACCCTCGGGAAACGTTCCCTTAAGTTTGTAGACTATGGCATAATGGCTGCCACTTTTGTCAATCTGGAAACCAATCGAGCCTTCCGTATAGTGGCCCGAGAGGAGGCCCGAAAGCTGGCTGATGGATTGTTTCCTGAAATAGACGACCGCTACCGTCGTCAGCTTGAGGCCTATAAGGCGCTCTCCGACGATGATCTTTTTCAGGTAGAAGAAGTGAAGGTGGATATTAACGATTTTGATCTTCCTGGCCGACCTAGACGTCGAGTTCGTTGCCAGGTCTGTGGTAATTGGGTCCAAGACGGACGAGATATACAGCAGGCTGGACAAATCCTTTGTCGGGCCTGTGCCTTTG